A part of Paenibacillus sp. IHBB 10380 genomic DNA contains:
- a CDS encoding CvfB family protein, with translation MSLVAGTIVSLEVAREVSPYGFFLYGDDFDVLLHYTEITKEIKPGDILDVFIFFDTEDRLAATMKVPYLTLGETAKLVVADIHPRMGCFLEMGLGRQLLLPIRELPEIKELHPRVGDSVFVTMEHDKQGRLLAKLAGEYELAPLSFNAPDSWLNQWVTATVYKTLQMGTFVLVDGGVVGFGVIGLIHSTERTRMLRLGEEVQARISHIREDGRVNLSMAPLKEIGRDIDADRLLTFLKERPGGGMPYSDATPPDIIKERFGISKAAFKRAMGKLLKEGLIVQKENWTYLVNPESEQGNEEQS, from the coding sequence ATGAGTTTAGTCGCGGGTACAATTGTCTCGCTTGAAGTGGCCCGTGAAGTATCTCCGTATGGTTTTTTTCTATACGGGGATGATTTTGATGTGCTGCTACACTATACAGAAATCACTAAGGAGATCAAACCTGGTGATATTTTGGACGTATTTATTTTCTTCGATACGGAAGATCGATTAGCTGCGACAATGAAGGTGCCTTATTTGACTTTGGGTGAGACGGCGAAACTGGTCGTTGCAGATATACATCCACGGATGGGCTGTTTCTTGGAGATGGGTCTAGGACGGCAACTACTACTACCGATTCGGGAACTACCTGAAATTAAAGAGCTGCATCCTCGGGTCGGAGATTCTGTATTTGTTACGATGGAACACGATAAGCAGGGTCGGCTATTAGCTAAGTTAGCTGGAGAATATGAACTGGCTCCTTTATCCTTTAATGCTCCTGATTCATGGTTGAATCAATGGGTGACGGCGACGGTATATAAGACATTACAGATGGGGACGTTTGTACTTGTTGATGGCGGCGTGGTGGGTTTCGGTGTCATTGGTCTGATCCATTCTACTGAACGGACAAGGATGCTTCGTCTTGGCGAGGAAGTGCAAGCGCGGATTAGCCATATTCGTGAAGATGGTCGTGTTAACCTCTCTATGGCTCCTCTCAAGGAAATTGGTAGAGATATAGACGCTGATCGATTGTTAACCTTTTTGAAGGAACGTCCAGGTGGAGGAATGCCCTATTCTGATGCTACGCCACCAGATATTATCAAAGAGCGTTTCGGCATTAGCAAAGCCGCTTTCAAACGAGCTATGGGTAAATTGTTGAAGGAAGGTCTGATTGTTCAGAAGGAGAATTGGACATACCTAGTCAATCCAGAATCTGAGCAAGGAAACGAAGAACAATCATAA
- a CDS encoding class I SAM-dependent DNA methyltransferase, whose protein sequence is MSSYRKFAYVYDELMEDMPYPDWIRFAQTAWEKHGMPHSVVELGCGTGSITIPLVNSGFEVTGIDLSADMLAVARGKMDGTPQGKRLFREGSIRWVQQNMTEWELPESVDSVISFCDCINYLLDEEDIKSTFARTYSGLKPGGTFLFDVHHPRTIQRYDDEQPFVYDDPSVSYIWTCDLDVPRCEIEHHLSIFARDEQGSDQYRRFEEIHVQRAYDPDWMKVELIKAGFRDVKCYADFKWIEAEDDAQRLFYVAVK, encoded by the coding sequence ATGTCATCCTACCGAAAATTTGCATATGTATACGATGAATTAATGGAGGACATGCCGTATCCTGATTGGATACGTTTTGCGCAAACGGCTTGGGAGAAACATGGAATGCCCCACAGTGTAGTCGAGTTAGGTTGCGGAACGGGGAGCATTACCATTCCTTTGGTTAATTCAGGATTTGAAGTGACGGGAATAGACTTGTCTGCGGATATGCTCGCTGTTGCACGTGGCAAAATGGATGGGACTCCACAGGGTAAACGTCTTTTTCGTGAAGGCAGTATTCGCTGGGTCCAGCAAAACATGACGGAATGGGAGCTTCCAGAGTCTGTGGATTCCGTCATTTCTTTTTGCGATTGTATCAATTACTTGCTGGATGAAGAAGATATTAAATCGACGTTTGCTCGTACATACAGTGGCCTTAAACCGGGTGGAACTTTTCTCTTCGATGTACATCATCCTCGTACGATTCAGCGTTATGATGATGAACAGCCCTTCGTGTATGATGATCCTTCTGTGTCCTATATTTGGACTTGTGATCTTGATGTCCCACGATGTGAGATTGAGCATCATTTGAGCATTTTCGCGCGAGATGAACAGGGCAGTGATCAATATCGCCGATTCGAAGAAATTCATGTGCAGCGGGCCTATGATCCTGATTGGATGAAAGTAGAGCTTATAAAGGCTGGCTTTCGTGATGTGAAATGCTATGCTGATTTTAAATGGATTGAAGCAGAAGATGATGCTCAGCGGCTATTCTATGTAGCTGTAAAGTGA
- a CDS encoding 3-ketoacyl-ACP reductase: MELKNRTAIITGAGKGIGLAIATSLAQEGVHLGLIARTATDLEMLRDSLVAKYGIKVSIATADVSVQSDVDTAVAALKEQLGTIDILINNAGIAEFGTLLEMEPEVWERIMQVNLMGTYYVTRAVLPTMIEQNMGNIINVASTAGEKGFATGSAYCASKFAVLGLTESVLQEVRKFNIRVVALTPSTVNTDLARNAGLKVGDEDRMMQPEDVAELALATLKLPQRVFVKTAGLWTTNPQ, encoded by the coding sequence ATGGAACTCAAGAATAGAACAGCGATTATTACAGGTGCAGGTAAAGGGATTGGGCTTGCGATTGCAACCTCGCTTGCCCAAGAAGGTGTGCATCTTGGACTCATCGCAAGAACGGCGACTGATTTGGAAATGCTGCGGGACTCTTTAGTTGCCAAGTATGGTATTAAAGTTAGCATTGCGACAGCAGATGTGTCAGTGCAGAGTGATGTGGATACGGCTGTAGCAGCGCTTAAGGAGCAGTTAGGGACGATTGATATTCTAATTAACAATGCAGGAATTGCGGAGTTCGGCACGCTGCTTGAGATGGAGCCGGAAGTATGGGAAAGAATAATGCAGGTCAATTTGATGGGTACATATTATGTAACTCGTGCAGTGCTTCCAACGATGATCGAGCAGAATATGGGTAATATCATTAATGTGGCATCTACTGCAGGAGAGAAAGGATTTGCTACAGGTTCTGCGTATTGTGCATCCAAATTTGCTGTACTAGGCTTGACTGAATCCGTACTACAGGAAGTTCGCAAATTTAATATCCGTGTTGTTGCTCTAACTCCAAGTACTGTAAATACGGATTTAGCTCGTAATGCAGGTCTTAAAGTCGGAGATGAAGATCGAATGATGCAACCAGAAGATGTGGCTGAGTTAGCCTTGGCAACACTTAAGCTACCTCAGCGTGTTTTTGTGAAGACAGCAGGACTATGGACGACTAATCCACAATAA
- the leuS gene encoding leucine--tRNA ligase, which yields MSEQQQNHGYQPQTIEPKWQQYWEDNQTFKTGEDPEKPKFYALDMFPYPSGSGLHVGHPEGYTATDIISRYKRMRGYNVLHPMGWDAFGLPAEQHALDTGEHPKHITVKNINNFRRQIKSLGFSYDWDREISTTDPEYYKWTQWIFIQLYNKGLAYIAEVPVNWCPALGTVLANEEVIDGLSERGGHPVVRKPMRQWMLKITEYADRLLDDLEELDWSESIKDMQRNWIGKSKGAEVKFDIEGHDAQLAVFTTRPDTLFGASYCVLAPEHEFVTKITTEEQLAAVEAYKTQASHKSDLERTDLAKDKTGVFTGAYAINPVNGAKAPIWIADYVLAGYGTGAIMAVPGHDSRDWEFAKQFGLEIVEVVKGGNIEEEAYSGDGEHVNSEWLNGLQNVEAIAKMIAWLEENGKGQGKITYRLRDWLFSRQRYWGEPIPILHLEDGTMKTVPVDQLPLVLPDVDQIKPSGTGESPLANVLDWVETTDPETGMKARRETNTMPQWAGSSWYYLRFIDPHNNEELCSKEKQKQWLPVDLYIGGVEHAVLHLLYARFWHKVLYDLGIVDTKEPFHKLVNQGMILGTNNEKMSKSRGNVVNPDEIVEGYGADTLRIYEMFMGPLEVTKPWNINGVEGSHRFLSRVWRLLINEEGNLHSKIVDGEGNDEFKRIWHKTIKKVTEDVDNLRFNTAISQLMIFVNEAYKTEELPRVAVENFVQLLSPLAPHISEELWQRLGHEESITYAEWPTFDESWTVDAEVEIVVQVNGKIVQRTLISKDMDQAAMQAHSLALPSVEQAIAGKSIRKVIAVPGKLVNIVVG from the coding sequence ATGAGTGAACAACAACAGAATCATGGCTATCAGCCACAAACAATTGAACCGAAATGGCAACAGTATTGGGAAGATAATCAAACGTTTAAGACAGGTGAAGATCCAGAGAAACCCAAATTTTATGCATTGGATATGTTCCCTTATCCATCAGGATCGGGGCTACATGTAGGGCATCCAGAGGGATACACGGCAACAGATATCATATCACGGTATAAACGGATGCGCGGTTACAATGTACTTCACCCTATGGGCTGGGATGCTTTTGGATTGCCTGCTGAGCAGCATGCACTAGACACAGGAGAACATCCAAAGCATATTACGGTTAAGAACATTAACAATTTCCGTCGCCAGATTAAGTCATTAGGTTTCTCGTATGATTGGGACCGTGAGATTAGTACAACAGATCCAGAGTATTATAAATGGACACAATGGATATTCATTCAGCTGTATAACAAGGGGCTAGCTTACATAGCTGAGGTGCCGGTAAACTGGTGTCCTGCACTAGGTACGGTCCTTGCAAATGAAGAAGTTATAGATGGTCTTAGTGAGCGTGGAGGTCATCCAGTTGTTCGTAAACCGATGAGACAGTGGATGCTGAAGATTACAGAATACGCAGATCGTCTGTTGGATGATTTGGAGGAATTGGATTGGTCTGAGAGTATTAAAGATATGCAACGGAACTGGATTGGTAAATCCAAAGGTGCCGAAGTGAAATTTGATATTGAAGGTCATGATGCTCAATTAGCGGTCTTTACAACTCGACCGGATACTTTATTCGGCGCAAGTTACTGTGTTCTAGCTCCAGAGCATGAATTCGTGACTAAGATTACAACAGAAGAGCAACTGGCAGCAGTAGAGGCCTATAAGACTCAGGCTTCGCACAAGAGTGATCTGGAACGTACGGACTTAGCTAAAGATAAGACGGGTGTATTTACAGGAGCCTATGCTATTAACCCAGTGAATGGAGCAAAAGCGCCGATCTGGATCGCAGATTATGTTCTTGCCGGATATGGAACTGGCGCTATCATGGCTGTACCTGGACATGATTCCCGTGACTGGGAATTTGCCAAACAGTTCGGACTAGAAATCGTGGAAGTGGTTAAAGGCGGTAATATTGAAGAAGAGGCTTATAGTGGAGACGGAGAACACGTGAACTCCGAATGGCTGAATGGGCTGCAGAATGTAGAGGCTATTGCAAAAATGATAGCTTGGCTAGAAGAGAACGGTAAAGGTCAAGGCAAAATAACATATCGTCTGCGTGATTGGTTATTTAGCCGCCAAAGATATTGGGGAGAGCCTATTCCAATCCTTCATTTAGAAGATGGAACAATGAAGACCGTTCCCGTGGATCAATTACCGCTTGTCCTACCTGATGTAGATCAAATCAAGCCATCAGGTACGGGAGAGTCACCTTTGGCTAATGTACTTGATTGGGTAGAGACGACTGACCCTGAGACGGGAATGAAGGCTCGTCGCGAGACGAATACCATGCCTCAGTGGGCAGGAAGCAGCTGGTATTACCTGCGCTTTATTGACCCGCACAATAATGAAGAGCTATGTTCCAAGGAGAAGCAAAAGCAGTGGCTTCCTGTAGATCTGTATATTGGTGGCGTAGAACATGCTGTACTTCACTTGTTATATGCACGTTTCTGGCATAAAGTTTTGTATGATCTAGGTATAGTGGATACGAAGGAACCATTCCATAAACTCGTGAATCAAGGGATGATTTTGGGTACCAACAATGAGAAAATGAGTAAATCACGTGGCAATGTGGTTAATCCAGATGAAATTGTAGAGGGCTACGGTGCAGATACACTACGCATATACGAAATGTTCATGGGACCATTAGAAGTAACTAAGCCATGGAACATTAATGGCGTAGAAGGAAGCCACCGTTTCCTTTCCCGTGTATGGCGTCTACTGATTAACGAAGAAGGCAATTTGCATAGTAAAATTGTCGATGGTGAAGGCAACGATGAATTTAAGCGCATATGGCACAAAACTATTAAAAAAGTAACAGAAGATGTGGATAACTTACGTTTCAATACGGCGATTAGTCAATTAATGATCTTTGTGAATGAAGCATACAAGACTGAAGAGTTGCCACGTGTTGCTGTAGAGAACTTTGTACAACTGCTGTCCCCTCTGGCACCGCACATTTCCGAGGAATTGTGGCAGCGCCTTGGACATGAGGAGAGCATCACTTATGCAGAATGGCCAACGTTTGATGAATCTTGGACAGTAGATGCGGAAGTAGAGATTGTCGTGCAAGTGAACGGCAAGATCGTACAACGGACTTTGATTTCCAAAGATATGGATCAAGCAGCGATGCAGGCTCATAGTTTGGCTCTTCCAAGTGTTGAGCAAGCAATTGCAGGCAAGTCCATTCGCAAAGTCATTGCTGTTCCAGGTAAATTGGTCAATATTGTGGTCGGTTAG
- the comER gene encoding late competence protein ComER, with amino-acid sequence MKVGFIGTGSMGSLLLDAFIYSDAIHPKQLFVSNRSVPKLHHLSERHEGLHVCQSNVETVKNSHVIFICVKPLQFEAVIQEIQDHIRPEQLLVSITSPIQLYHLENNLCCKVAKVIPSVTHKVNSGSSLVMYGSRLNDEDRLLLQNLLSHISKPVEINELQARIFSDFSSCGPAFISFFLTKWIDAAVEMTGVDREQLTCLTSEMILGTGRLLTQAELTPLQLQQLVAVPGGITAQALAQLNHSLDGAFHNLITTTHNKYKEDLQKLDQSLGQHETNRPQY; translated from the coding sequence ATGAAGGTAGGATTTATAGGAACCGGGAGTATGGGAAGCCTCTTGTTGGATGCCTTCATCTATTCTGATGCAATACATCCTAAGCAATTATTTGTAAGCAATCGTTCCGTACCTAAGCTACATCACCTATCAGAACGTCATGAAGGTCTTCATGTATGTCAATCCAATGTCGAGACAGTCAAAAATAGCCATGTCATATTTATATGTGTGAAGCCTCTTCAATTCGAAGCTGTCATACAAGAAATACAAGATCACATACGACCTGAGCAACTATTGGTATCTATAACAAGCCCAATACAGTTGTATCATCTGGAGAACAATCTATGCTGCAAGGTTGCCAAAGTTATTCCAAGTGTAACGCACAAGGTTAACAGCGGATCTTCTTTAGTCATGTATGGAAGCAGATTAAATGATGAAGACAGGCTACTATTACAGAATCTGTTATCTCACATCAGTAAACCTGTAGAAATTAATGAATTACAGGCCCGTATTTTTTCTGATTTCTCTAGTTGTGGGCCTGCATTCATTAGCTTTTTCTTAACCAAATGGATTGATGCTGCTGTAGAAATGACTGGCGTAGATAGAGAACAACTTACATGCCTTACCAGTGAGATGATACTTGGTACAGGTAGGTTGCTTACGCAAGCTGAACTGACTCCACTCCAACTTCAACAACTTGTCGCTGTTCCCGGTGGAATTACCGCCCAAGCTCTAGCTCAGTTAAACCACAGCTTAGACGGCGCCTTCCACAACCTGATCACCACGACTCATAATAAGTACAAGGAAGATTTACAGAAGCTAGACCAATCACTCGGTCAACATGAAACTAACCGACCACAATATTGA
- a CDS encoding ComEA family DNA-binding protein has protein sequence MRRMHQGISLIAALVGSGLILWSGTGKDNGIQDWEPLNLQIAEALGGNEVSEESKSEAKTETRPSPVVATSSDGVESPQEIVDQSSSSETKSTIPEQKGETTANIEPITSNVKQQPSNVLKVNVNTAGAAELTDLPGIGEKKAQAILEYRNLKGPFRKVSDLLNVKGIGTKMLQKIAPHVEL, from the coding sequence ATGAGACGTATGCATCAAGGAATAAGCTTGATAGCGGCTTTAGTAGGTAGTGGATTGATTCTGTGGTCCGGTACAGGAAAGGATAATGGTATTCAGGATTGGGAGCCATTAAATTTACAAATAGCAGAGGCATTAGGGGGAAATGAGGTTTCTGAGGAATCGAAGTCTGAAGCTAAAACAGAGACGCGTCCAAGTCCAGTAGTAGCGACTAGTTCAGATGGAGTAGAAAGTCCTCAAGAGATCGTTGATCAGTCATCTTCTTCAGAGACGAAGTCTACCATCCCCGAGCAGAAGGGTGAGACTACAGCCAATATAGAGCCCATTACTTCTAATGTGAAGCAACAACCTTCTAATGTCTTGAAAGTAAACGTGAATACAGCAGGAGCTGCTGAACTTACGGACCTACCAGGTATCGGCGAGAAGAAGGCTCAAGCTATCTTGGAGTATCGTAATCTTAAGGGACCTTTTCGAAAGGTATCAGATCTCTTGAATGTTAAGGGGATCGGTACAAAAATGTTGCAGAAAATAGCTCCACACGTAGAATTGTAA
- a CDS encoding deoxycytidylate deaminase, translating to MTDKRKDWDTYFMDIAYMVSTRSRCSRRHVGSVLVQGKKLLGTAYNGAPMGMPDCSEAGCMIAEDVELIEIDGKQQMIKKQRCIRTIHAEQNLLLFTDRVDREGSMVYVTDEPCWTCANMLANSGITEIVFHRPYPKDTNKVTHMMNSMGIIFRQLHEYEPPADTIMTVSN from the coding sequence ATGACAGATAAACGTAAAGATTGGGACACGTACTTCATGGACATTGCTTATATGGTATCTACCCGTTCTCGTTGTTCACGTCGACATGTAGGTTCCGTTCTAGTGCAAGGTAAAAAGTTGTTAGGAACAGCTTACAATGGAGCACCTATGGGAATGCCAGATTGCTCAGAGGCCGGCTGTATGATTGCTGAAGATGTGGAGCTAATTGAGATTGACGGGAAGCAGCAAATGATCAAGAAACAACGCTGCATTCGGACGATACATGCTGAACAAAATTTACTTCTGTTTACAGATCGTGTAGATCGAGAAGGAAGTATGGTCTATGTAACAGATGAACCTTGTTGGACATGCGCTAATATGTTAGCTAATAGCGGCATAACTGAAATTGTATTTCATCGACCGTACCCTAAGGATACGAATAAGGTGACTCATATGATGAATAGTATGGGTATTATTTTTCGCCAGTTACATGAATATGAACCTCCTGCTGACACCATAATGACTGTATCTAACTGA
- a CDS encoding DNA internalization-related competence protein ComEC/Rec2: MKGRALLIFTLAWVAGSSMACLYSGKHLMGLWVGVTCLLIASVWILKERMGLIIAVWLSVTVSGGYWEWHDYLNVTSLPSSLQQDEIKLEGMLVEATGTMITAVVVDGDRADLEVRLSGVNQSSVSEKVLVQVKLQTKEQKLEAGQWQRGDLLKLSGTLEKPGIARNFDGFDYRNYLRTKDIHWIMKVQGIPNIEVTPPSSWSMISIFRMNDLLRETLAIKMTQLFQEPHDGYMKGLVIGMQDDVDTFTYGQFSQLGLTHILAVSGTHVAVYIACLMLLLSLFRFTRETKFTLIILLIPIYVLLTGFSPSVVRAGIMSMITLYTARQGLLKDGLHIISAAALIMLVWNPYLLLNVSFQLSFIVTLGLLIYVPLLLPMLSKLPRKFAIALGVTVVAQLISFPLTIYYFNQFSLLSIIANLILVPIISSVTMPLGMFTLVVGAAWTSGARGIAMGVEWLNNITFALVEWMNSYEAFIMIWRSPSILWIGSYYIVLYLLLYFIRAWVHNRQPLPVPIDDTMPLEGVKRVGKPHLELRRKEGLKWKQMIIAPLIILFAILLYIGYQPNSLSGAGTVQFLDVGQGDSILITTPEGKNILVDGGGTVNFRKAEESWRTRKEPFEVGAKVVVPLLKKRGIHHLDAVVLTHGDQDHAGGLQAVLNQIPVKAFLFNGTTSGKTGIDQLLTTAITKGIPVYAIHQDMFLQTDRYSEITFLSPEMTGDEQANLPLVKEQNHSSIAFVLTMNGVRLLFTGDMDIASENIILEDESNLSMRLQGVDVIKIAHHGSKTSTSEDWLRAWKASAAVISAGVKNLYGHPNHDVVMRIKEQDMHIFRTDQQGEIQMKVYENKVWVRNKLE; encoded by the coding sequence GTGAAGGGCAGAGCCTTATTGATATTTACCCTAGCTTGGGTTGCTGGAAGTAGTATGGCCTGTCTGTATTCCGGTAAGCATTTAATGGGGCTGTGGGTAGGGGTAACCTGTTTACTTATAGCTTCGGTATGGATTCTGAAAGAGAGAATGGGGCTCATTATTGCGGTATGGTTATCGGTGACTGTATCAGGAGGTTACTGGGAATGGCATGATTATTTAAATGTTACTTCGTTACCTTCCTCTCTGCAACAAGATGAGATTAAGCTAGAAGGCATGTTAGTTGAAGCTACAGGAACGATGATTACAGCGGTGGTAGTGGATGGGGATCGGGCGGATCTGGAAGTGAGGTTATCGGGAGTTAATCAATCTAGTGTATCCGAGAAAGTCCTTGTGCAGGTGAAGCTTCAGACTAAGGAGCAGAAGCTTGAGGCTGGACAATGGCAACGTGGTGATTTGTTGAAGCTGAGCGGCACGCTGGAAAAGCCAGGAATAGCTCGTAATTTTGATGGTTTCGACTATAGAAATTATTTGCGGACGAAAGATATCCATTGGATCATGAAAGTACAAGGAATCCCAAATATAGAAGTAACACCGCCGTCTTCGTGGAGTATGATATCTATATTCCGAATGAATGATTTATTAAGAGAGACTCTGGCTATAAAGATGACTCAGTTGTTTCAAGAGCCACATGATGGATACATGAAGGGGCTAGTCATTGGCATGCAAGATGACGTGGATACGTTCACTTATGGTCAATTTTCTCAGTTAGGATTAACTCATATATTAGCTGTATCAGGTACACATGTGGCCGTATATATAGCCTGTCTTATGTTGTTGTTATCTTTATTCAGATTTACCCGAGAAACTAAGTTTACCCTGATTATTCTGCTGATACCTATCTATGTACTTCTTACTGGATTTAGTCCGTCCGTTGTTCGTGCGGGTATCATGAGTATGATTACACTCTATACAGCGAGACAAGGGCTTCTCAAAGATGGATTACATATCATTAGTGCGGCAGCGCTTATCATGTTGGTATGGAACCCCTACCTATTACTAAATGTTAGCTTTCAACTTTCTTTTATTGTTACATTAGGACTGCTGATTTATGTACCTCTTCTATTGCCGATGTTGTCAAAGTTACCTCGCAAATTTGCGATTGCGTTAGGTGTAACGGTAGTCGCGCAGCTTATTTCATTTCCGCTAACTATATATTACTTCAATCAATTCTCGTTACTTTCTATTATTGCGAACTTAATTCTTGTTCCTATAATTTCTTCTGTAACTATGCCACTTGGTATGTTTACGCTAGTGGTTGGAGCGGCATGGACCTCTGGGGCTAGAGGAATTGCAATGGGGGTTGAATGGCTAAATAATATAACCTTTGCTCTCGTTGAATGGATGAATTCATATGAAGCATTCATCATGATATGGCGGAGTCCATCTATTCTGTGGATAGGAAGCTACTATATCGTACTTTATTTACTTCTCTACTTCATTAGAGCTTGGGTACACAATCGACAACCACTTCCAGTACCTATTGATGATACGATGCCACTTGAAGGCGTGAAAAGGGTTGGAAAACCTCATCTAGAGCTCCGGAGGAAGGAGGGGCTAAAGTGGAAACAGATGATCATTGCTCCGTTAATAATCCTATTTGCCATCTTGTTGTATATAGGATATCAGCCCAATTCTTTGAGTGGTGCAGGCACGGTACAGTTCTTGGATGTGGGCCAAGGAGACAGCATTCTTATTACTACGCCTGAAGGAAAGAATATACTAGTAGATGGTGGTGGAACAGTGAATTTCCGTAAAGCAGAGGAGAGTTGGAGAACTCGAAAGGAGCCATTTGAGGTTGGAGCTAAAGTCGTAGTTCCCTTGTTAAAAAAACGCGGAATCCATCATCTAGATGCTGTTGTTCTAACGCATGGTGATCAAGATCATGCAGGTGGGTTACAGGCCGTATTGAATCAAATTCCTGTAAAGGCCTTTTTATTTAATGGAACGACTTCGGGGAAAACGGGTATTGATCAATTATTGACTACAGCAATTACTAAGGGGATACCTGTGTATGCTATTCATCAAGATATGTTTCTTCAAACAGATAGATATAGCGAAATAACGTTCTTATCACCTGAAATGACAGGTGACGAGCAGGCTAATCTGCCCCTTGTAAAGGAGCAGAATCATTCTTCAATAGCTTTTGTATTAACTATGAATGGCGTACGATTGTTATTTACTGGTGATATGGATATAGCAAGCGAGAATATTATACTTGAGGATGAATCTAACCTATCTATGAGATTACAGGGAGTAGATGTTATCAAGATAGCCCATCACGGTAGTAAAACATCTACTTCTGAGGACTGGCTTAGAGCATGGAAGGCATCAGCAGCGGTTATCTCAGCAGGAGTGAAGAATCTTTATGGGCATCCAAATCATGATGTAGTAATGCGTATAAAGGAGCAGGATATGCATATATTCCGTACAGATCAGCAAGGTGAGATTCAAATGAAGGTTTATGAGAATAAGGTATGGGTAAGAAACAAACTTGAATAA
- a CDS encoding RNA polymerase sigma factor: protein MVELELIRAAQSGDRDALITLLRDIEQHVYRTAFYILNNEQDAMDAAQESLVRIYTKINSYEEKAQFKTWVQRIVTNICIDKFRRNKPTVSIDEHELVFSDKQNVEQEILNSYLAEDIQEAINQLPEHHRTVIVLRYLQDFSYNEIADCLNLPLNTVKSYLFRARQQLQNMLQEYHKGGVSG, encoded by the coding sequence GTGGTAGAGCTTGAACTCATTAGAGCGGCTCAATCGGGCGATCGCGACGCTCTAATTACCCTATTACGAGACATTGAGCAACATGTATATCGAACTGCGTTTTATATTTTAAATAATGAACAGGATGCTATGGATGCAGCTCAGGAATCCTTAGTTCGTATATACACGAAGATTAATTCTTATGAAGAAAAGGCACAATTTAAAACATGGGTGCAACGCATTGTAACGAATATTTGTATAGATAAATTTCGTCGCAATAAGCCTACGGTTTCTATCGATGAGCATGAACTTGTGTTTAGTGATAAACAGAATGTCGAGCAGGAGATACTGAATTCTTATTTGGCAGAAGACATCCAAGAAGCCATTAATCAACTACCTGAGCATCATCGAACAGTTATTGTGCTTAGGTATTTACAGGATTTCTCTTACAACGAAATTGCGGATTGTTTAAACCTTCCACTAAATACGGTTAAATCATATCTATTTAGAGCTAGGCAACAGTTACAGAATATGCTCCAAGAGTATCATAAAGGTGGTGTGTCAGGATGA